The Acidobacteriota bacterium genome includes a region encoding these proteins:
- the rplQ gene encoding 50S ribosomal protein L17, protein MRHRVAHRKLGRTTEHRLALLRNLCTSLITHERLITTLPKAKELRPFAERAITLGKRALAADAPESALHHRRRAAAYFFSGNTNRVPDGGYKRPHAPRTAGVAALDKLFDEVAARFAERPGGYTRILKLGARRGDGAEMALIELLGSEAKEVHEDEKKEEKKKGRRFFGRHKKAELKEGVPQEQPIKKKGASAKSSKKKEGEPQEQPVKEKGASTKASKRKETSE, encoded by the coding sequence ATGCGACATAGAGTTGCCCATAGAAAACTGGGGCGCACGACGGAGCACCGTTTGGCATTGCTGCGTAACCTTTGCACCTCGCTCATCACCCACGAGCGCTTGATAACCACGCTACCCAAGGCAAAAGAATTAAGGCCCTTTGCCGAGCGCGCTATTACTCTGGGCAAGCGCGCGCTCGCAGCCGATGCGCCTGAAAGCGCGCTTCACCATCGCAGAAGGGCGGCCGCCTACTTCTTCAGCGGGAACACCAACCGCGTGCCAGATGGTGGATACAAGCGTCCGCACGCTCCGCGCACCGCCGGCGTGGCTGCGCTCGATAAGCTCTTCGATGAAGTTGCTGCGAGATTTGCTGAGAGGCCGGGCGGTTACACCCGCATCTTGAAGCTGGGGGCGCGCAGGGGCGATGGCGCTGAGATGGCGCTGATCGAGTTGCTGGGAAGCGAGGCCAAGGAAGTACACGAAGATGAGAAGAAGGAAGAGAAGAAGAAAGGACGCCGCTTCTTTGGGCGTCACAAGAAGGCAGAATTGAAGGAAGGCGTGCCGCAAGAGCAGCCTATTAAGAAAAAAGGAGCTTCTGCCAAATCTTCAAAAAAGAAAGAAGGTGAGCCGCAAGAGCAGCCTGTGAAGGAAAAGGGAGCTTCTACTAAAGCTTCAAAGAGGAAGGAAACGAGCGAGTAG
- the accB gene encoding acetyl-CoA carboxylase biotin carboxyl carrier protein: MNLKEIKDLIELVNDKGFAEFEIERQGFRLRISRFRESNPQALPPAPAPIIISSAIPSASDILLPSARRGSIEAETSSAASSAPAQKGVQAAAAEPELQIIRSPIVGTFYNAPSPTSEPFVRIGDHIEPDTVVCIIEAMKLMNEIQAEVSGVIAKIYVENGQPVEFGQSLFGLKTG, encoded by the coding sequence ATGAATCTGAAGGAAATCAAAGACCTGATCGAGCTTGTCAACGACAAGGGATTCGCAGAGTTTGAGATTGAACGACAGGGCTTCCGCCTTCGCATCAGTCGCTTCAGAGAATCCAACCCGCAGGCTTTGCCGCCGGCCCCTGCTCCAATCATCATCTCCTCAGCTATTCCGAGCGCCTCGGATATTCTCCTGCCGAGTGCGCGTCGAGGGTCGATCGAAGCCGAGACGTCCTCTGCCGCATCAAGTGCTCCTGCGCAAAAGGGTGTCCAGGCCGCTGCGGCAGAACCGGAGCTGCAGATCATCAGGTCCCCAATAGTTGGAACGTTCTATAACGCACCCTCGCCAACCTCGGAGCCGTTTGTGAGAATCGGAGATCACATCGAGCCGGACACGGTCGTTTGCATAATCGAAGCGATGAAGCTGATGAACGAGATTCAAGCCGAGGTTAGCGGTGTGATTGCTAAGATCTATGTCGAGAATGGACAGCCCGTAGAATTCGGTCAGTCCTTGTTCGGCCTCAAAACTGGTTAG
- the accC gene encoding acetyl-CoA carboxylase biotin carboxylase subunit: MFKKILIANRGEIATRIIWACKELGVRTVAVHSEADRDSLHVRFADEAICIGPPPSAKSYLNIPAVISAAEITNVDAIHPGYGFLAENAYFAEVCEACNIKFIGPNSATIQLMGDKAQARAAMKAAGVPITPGFDGVIEDEEEAVRVAADVGYPVIIKAAAGGGGRGMRVVHDRDELLAALPAAQQEAQLAFSNPAVYIEKYIETARHIEIQILGDQHGNVVHLGERECSIQRRHQKLIEESPSPALTPELRRKMGELAVRACREIGYVNAGTMEFLLDQDKNFYFMEMNTRIQVEHPVTEFVTNTDLVREQILIAAGERLEFDQEDIVFSGHAIECRINAESPITHVPSPGLITAMNLPGGPGVRVDTAAYPGWVVPPHYDSLIAKLIVHHRTRDMAIARMRRALEAYIVEGIETSVPLHQRILGEPDFVAGNLSTRFMERFNKTHDTAKSGPQQAAQGAGE, encoded by the coding sequence ATGTTCAAGAAGATCCTCATTGCCAACAGAGGCGAGATCGCGACGCGGATCATATGGGCGTGCAAGGAGCTTGGCGTCCGCACGGTCGCCGTTCACTCTGAGGCTGACCGCGACTCCCTCCACGTGCGCTTTGCGGACGAAGCTATCTGCATCGGTCCGCCGCCATCGGCGAAGAGTTACCTGAATATTCCTGCTGTCATATCTGCTGCTGAGATAACTAACGTCGACGCCATTCATCCGGGCTACGGGTTCCTTGCCGAGAACGCGTACTTCGCTGAAGTCTGCGAAGCATGCAACATCAAGTTCATCGGACCCAACTCCGCTACCATCCAATTGATGGGAGACAAGGCGCAGGCGCGCGCGGCGATGAAAGCCGCCGGGGTTCCCATAACGCCCGGGTTCGACGGCGTGATCGAAGATGAAGAGGAAGCCGTGCGGGTCGCGGCGGACGTCGGATACCCGGTGATCATCAAAGCCGCGGCTGGCGGCGGAGGCCGCGGAATGCGAGTAGTACACGATCGAGATGAGTTGCTCGCGGCGCTGCCGGCTGCTCAACAAGAGGCCCAGCTCGCATTCAGCAATCCGGCGGTCTACATCGAAAAGTACATCGAGACAGCTCGCCACATAGAGATTCAAATCCTCGGCGATCAGCACGGCAACGTCGTGCATCTGGGAGAGCGCGAGTGCTCAATTCAACGCAGACATCAAAAGCTAATCGAAGAATCGCCCTCGCCGGCTCTCACACCCGAACTGCGCCGCAAGATGGGAGAGCTGGCCGTGCGTGCGTGTCGGGAAATTGGCTATGTCAACGCGGGAACGATGGAGTTTCTGCTGGATCAAGACAAGAACTTCTACTTCATGGAGATGAACACGCGCATCCAGGTCGAGCATCCGGTGACCGAGTTCGTTACCAATACGGACCTGGTTCGCGAACAGATCCTCATTGCGGCCGGGGAGCGGCTCGAGTTTGACCAGGAGGACATCGTGTTCAGTGGCCATGCTATCGAATGCCGCATCAACGCTGAATCTCCCATTACGCACGTTCCCTCGCCGGGTCTGATCACGGCGATGAATCTGCCCGGCGGACCTGGTGTTCGCGTTGACACCGCGGCATATCCTGGTTGGGTTGTACCTCCGCATTACGACTCACTCATCGCCAAACTCATCGTTCATCACCGCACTCGGGACATGGCGATCGCGCGAATGCGGCGCGCGCTTGAAGCGTACATAGTTGAAGGAATCGAAACGTCTGTGCCGCTGCATCAGCGGATACTCGGTGAACCGGACTTCGTGGCGGGAAACCTGTCAACGAGATTCATGGAGCGCTTCAACAAGACCCACGACACGGCTAAGAGTGGACCTCAACAGGCAGCCCAGGGTGCAGGCGAATAG
- the thiE gene encoding thiamine phosphate synthase: MSFSLPIVYPITDTLISGLSHAAQLELLAAGGASLIQLREKRASPREFYEAALEAMSVARSLGVQIIINDRVDIAIAAKADGVHLGQDDLPPDRARLLMGESRIIGFSTHSLEQALAADSAPVDYIAIGPIFRTSTKDKPDPVLGLQAVAEIQSRISKPLVAIGGITLETARAVIEAGANSVAVISDLLTAGDIAERTKRFVNSLR, encoded by the coding sequence ATGTCTTTCTCGCTTCCGATAGTCTATCCAATCACTGACACTCTCATAAGCGGTTTATCCCATGCCGCCCAGCTTGAATTGCTGGCCGCTGGCGGCGCCTCCCTGATTCAGTTGCGAGAGAAGCGCGCTTCACCACGCGAGTTCTATGAGGCGGCGCTTGAAGCGATGTCGGTAGCCCGATCGCTTGGGGTTCAGATCATAATCAACGACCGCGTCGACATCGCGATAGCCGCCAAGGCGGATGGGGTCCACCTCGGGCAAGACGACCTCCCGCCCGATAGAGCGAGGCTGCTGATGGGGGAAAGCCGCATCATAGGGTTTTCGACTCATTCCCTGGAACAGGCTTTGGCAGCCGATTCCGCGCCCGTCGACTACATCGCCATCGGACCCATCTTTCGGACATCCACAAAAGACAAACCCGATCCTGTCCTGGGACTTCAGGCTGTTGCTGAAATTCAAAGCCGCATATCTAAACCACTCGTCGCGATCGGGGGTATCACACTGGAGACGGCTCGTGCGGTCATCGAAGCGGGCGCCAACAGTGTTGCGGTCATTTCTGACTTGCTAACGGCGGGCGACATTGCCGAGCGAACAAAGCGCTTTGTTAACTCGCTTCGTTGA